In Phocoena phocoena chromosome 12, mPhoPho1.1, whole genome shotgun sequence, the following proteins share a genomic window:
- the MICAL1 gene encoding F-actin-monooxygenase MICAL1 isoform X1: MASPTSINPAHAHFESVLQAQLCQDVLSSFQGLCRALGLEPGGGLPQYHKIKAQLNYWSAKSLWAKLDKRASQPVYQQGRACTSTKCLVVGAGPCGLRAAVELAMLGARVVLVEKRTKFSRHNVLHLWPFTIHDLRALGAKKFYGRFCTGSLDHISIRQLQLLLLKVALLLGVEIHWGVTFTGLQPPPRKGSGWRAQLQPSPPAQLANYEFDVLISAAGGKFVPEGFTVREMRGKLAIGITANFVNGRTVEETQVPEISGVARIYNQSFFQSLLKATGIDLENIVYYKDDTHYFVMTAKKQCLLRLGVLRQDWPETDRLLGSANVAPEALQRFARAAADFATHGKLGKLEFAQDAHGRPDVSAFDFTSMMRAESSARVQEKHGARLLLGLVGDCLVEPFWPLGTGVARGFLAAFDAAWMVKRWAEGAGPLEVLAERESLYQLLSQTSPENMHRNVAQYGLDPASRYPNLNLRAVTPSQVRDLYDVEAKEPVRRMSDKTDSGKPATGSVATQEELLHWCQEQTAGYPGVHVTDLSSSWVDGLALCALVHRLRPGLLEPSELQGVGALEATSWALKMAEHELGITPVLSAQAMVAGNDPLGLIAYLSHFHSAFKSTPHNPGPVSQGSPGTASAVLFLGKLQRTLQRTRAQGNGEDAGGKKPRVEVEAETPSTEEPPVPEPDVPVTPPSQYQEASAEDLCALCGEHLYILERLCANGRFFHRSCFRCHICEATLWPSGYGQHPGDGHFYCLQHLPQPGHKEDSSNRGPESQDLPTHSENNMPSRPSIPGAPQEETSPVPSQPTRRLIRLSSPERQRLSSLHLTPDPEMEPPPKPPRSCSVLARQALEGSFVGWRMPVQSPQVLVAVEKEEEESPCSSDEEAEEDVPLDSDTEQVLWNLAKNSGTMNSYPTWRRTLLRRAKEEEMKRFCKAQAIQRRQNEIEAALRELEAKGTELELALRSRSSSPEQQKALWLEQLLQLVQKKNSLVAEEAELMITVQELNLEEKQWQLDQELRTYMNREETLKTAADRQAEDQVLRKLVDVVNQRDALIRFQEERRLSELASGPGPQG, encoded by the exons ATGGCCTCACCCACCTCCATCAACCCAGCGCATGCCCACTTTGAGAGCGTCCTGCAGGCCCAGCTGTGCCAGGATGTGCTGAGCAGCTTCCAGGGGCTatgcagggccctggggctggagCCCGGTGGGGGGCTGCCCCAGTACCACAAGATCAAGGCCCAGCTCAACTACTGGAGTGCCAAGTCGCTGTGGGCCAAGCTGGACAAGAGAGCAAGCCAGCCTGTCTACCAGCAGGGCCGGGCCTGCACCAGCACTAAG TGCCTGGTGGTGGGTGCTGGACCTTGTGGGCTGCGGGCTGCTGTGGAGCTGGCGATGCTTGGGGCCCGAGTGGTGCTGGTGGAAAAGCGCACCAAGTTCTCTCGTCACAACGTGCTCCACCTCTGGCCCTTCACCATCCATGACCTTCGGGCACTCGGCGCCAAGAAGTTCTACGGGCGcttctgcacaggctccctggaccACATCA GCATCCGGCAGCTTCAGCTGCTTTTGTTGAAAGTTGCATTACTGCTGGGGGTGGAAATTCACTGGGGTGTCACTTTCACTGGCCTTCAGCCCCCTCCCAGAAAGG GGAGTGGTTGGCGTGCCCAGCTCcagcccagccccccagcccaaCTGGCCAACTATGAATTTGATGTCCTCATCTCTGCAGCTGGAGGTAAATTCGTCCCTGAAG GCTTCACAGTGCGAGAAATGCGTGGCAAACTGGCCATTGGCATCACGGCCAACTTTGTGAACGGGCGCACGGTGGAAGAGACACAGGTGCCCGAGATCAGCGGCGTGGCCAGGATCTACAACCAGAGCTTCTTCCAGAGCCTGCTTAAAGCCACAG GCATTGATCTGGAGAACATCGTGTACTACAAGGATGACACCCACTACTTTGTGATGACAGCCAAGAAGCAGTGCCTGCTACGGCTGGGGGTGCTGCGTCAG GACTGGCCGGAGACAGACCGGCTGCTGGGCAGCGCCAATGTGGCGCCCGAGGCTTTGCAGCGCTTTGCTCGGGCAGCTGCCGACTTCGCCACCCACGGCAAGCTCGGGAAGCTGGAGTTTGCCCAGGATGCCCACGGGCGGCCCGACGTCTCTGCCTTTGACTTCACAAGCATGATGCGGGCAGAGAGCTCTGCTCGGGTGCAGGAGAAGCATGGCGCCCGCCTGCTGCTGGGGCTGGTTGGGGACTGCCTGGTGGAG CCCTTCTGGCCCCTGGGCACTGGAGTGGCCCGGGGCTTCTTGGCAGCCTTTGACGCCGCCTGGATGGTGAAGCGCTGGGCAGAGGGCGCTGGGCCCCTAGAGGTGTTGGCAGAGAG AGAGAGCTTGTACCAGCTCCTGTCACAGACATCCCCAGAAAACATGCACCGCAATGTGGCCCAGTATGGGCTGGACCCAGCCTCCCGCTATCCCAACCTGAACCTCCGGGCCGTGACCCCCAGTCAG GTACGAGACCTGTATGATGTGGAGGCCAAGGAGCCTGTGCGGAGAATGAGTGACAAGACAGACTCAGGAAAGCCGGCCACTG GGTCGGTGGCCACCCAGGAGGAGCTGCTACACTGGTGCCAGGAGCAGACGGCTGGGTACCCAGGGGTCCACGTCACCGACCTGTCTTCCTCCTGGGTGGATGGGCTGGCTCTGTGTGCCCTCGTGCACCGGCTGCGGCCCGGCCTGCT GGAACCCTCAGAGCTGCAGGGAGTCGGGGCTCTGGAAGCGACTTCTTGGGCGCTGAAGATGGCAGAGCATGAGCTGGGCATCACGCCCGTGTTGTCTGCACAGGCAATGGTGGCAGGGAATGACCCACTGGGCCTCATTGCCTACCTCAGCCACTTCCATAGTGCCTTCAAGAGCACACCTCACAACCCAG GCCCAGTCAGCCAAGGCTCCCCGGGCACTGCCAGCGCTGTGCTGTTCCTTGGCAAACTGCAGAGGACCCTGCAACGGACCCGGGCCCAG GGAAATGGGGAGGATGCTGGTGGCAAGAAGCCTCGTGTGGAG GTAGAGGCTGAGACCCCAAGTACTGAGGAGCCACCTGTCCCAGAGCCTGATGTACCGGTGACACCCCCATCCCAATACCAGGAG GCCAGTGCCGAGGATCTGTGTGCACTGTGTGGGGAACACCTCTATATCCTGGAACGCCTCTGTGCCAATGGCCGTTTCTTCCACCGGAGCTGCTTCCGTTGCCATATCTGTGAGGCCACATTATGGCCAAGTGGCTACGGGCAGCACCCAGGAGATG GACATTTTTACTGCCTCCAGCACCTGCCCCAGCCAGGCCACAAAGAGGATAGCAGCAACAGAGGCCCTGAGAGTCAG GACCTTCCCACACACAGTGAGAATAACATGCCATCACGCCCCTCGATTCCCGGGGCCCCCCAGGAGGAGACCAGTCCTGTCCCAAGCCAGCCCACCCGTCGGCTGATCCGCCTCTCCAGCCCAGAACGCCAGCGGTTATCCTCCCTTCATCTCACCCCTGACCCGGAAATGGAGCCTCCACCCAAGCCCCCCCGAAGCTGCTCCGTCTTGGCCCGCCAGGCCCTGGAGGGAAGCTTTGTGGGCTGGAGAATGCCAGTCCAGAGCCCTCAAG TTCTTGTGGCcgtggagaaggaggaagaagagagtccTTGCTCCAGTGACGAGGAAGCAGAGGAAGACGTGCCGTTGGACTCAGACACAGAACAG GTTCTGTGGAACTTGGCTAAGAACTCAGGCACCATGAACAGTTACCCAACGTGGCGTCGGACTCTGCTACGCCGTGCTAAGGAGGAGGAGATGAAGCGGTTCTGCAAGGCTCAG GCCATCCAACGGCGACAAAATGAGATCGAGGCTGCCCTGAGGGAGCTGGAGGCCAAGGGCACGGAGCTGGAGCTGGCTTTGAGGAGCCGGAGCA GTTCCCCCGAACAGCAAAAGGCACTATGGCTAGAACAGTTGCTACAGCTTGTTCAGAAGAAAAACAGCCTGGTGGCCGAGGAGGCTGAGCTCATGATCAC GGTGCAGGAGCTGAACTTGGAGGAGAAACAGTGGCAGCTGGACCAAGAACTGCGAACCTACATGAACCGGGAAG AAACCCTGAAGACAGCTGCCGACCGGCAGGCTGAGGACCAGGTCCTGAGGAAGCTAGTGGACGTGGTGAACCAGCGAGATGCCCTCATCCGCTTCCAggaggagcgcaggctcagtgagcTGGCCTCGGGGCCAGGGCCCCAGGGCTAG
- the MICAL1 gene encoding F-actin-monooxygenase MICAL1 isoform X2: MASPTSINPAHAHFESVLQAQLCQDVLSSFQGLCRALGLEPGGGLPQYHKIKAQLNYWSAKSLWAKLDKRASQPVYQQGRACTSTKCLVVGAGPCGLRAAVELAMLGARVVLVEKRTKFSRHNVLHLWPFTIHDLRALGAKKFYGRFCTGSLDHISIRQLQLLLLKVALLLGVEIHWGVTFTGLQPPPRKGSGWRAQLQPSPPAQLANYEFDVLISAAGGKFVPEGFTVREMRGKLAIGITANFVNGRTVEETQVPEISGVARIYNQSFFQSLLKATGIDLENIVYYKDDTHYFVMTAKKQCLLRLGVLRQPFWPLGTGVARGFLAAFDAAWMVKRWAEGAGPLEVLAERESLYQLLSQTSPENMHRNVAQYGLDPASRYPNLNLRAVTPSQVRDLYDVEAKEPVRRMSDKTDSGKPATGSVATQEELLHWCQEQTAGYPGVHVTDLSSSWVDGLALCALVHRLRPGLLEPSELQGVGALEATSWALKMAEHELGITPVLSAQAMVAGNDPLGLIAYLSHFHSAFKSTPHNPGPVSQGSPGTASAVLFLGKLQRTLQRTRAQGNGEDAGGKKPRVEVEAETPSTEEPPVPEPDVPVTPPSQYQEASAEDLCALCGEHLYILERLCANGRFFHRSCFRCHICEATLWPSGYGQHPGDGHFYCLQHLPQPGHKEDSSNRGPESQDLPTHSENNMPSRPSIPGAPQEETSPVPSQPTRRLIRLSSPERQRLSSLHLTPDPEMEPPPKPPRSCSVLARQALEGSFVGWRMPVQSPQVLVAVEKEEEESPCSSDEEAEEDVPLDSDTEQVLWNLAKNSGTMNSYPTWRRTLLRRAKEEEMKRFCKAQAIQRRQNEIEAALRELEAKGTELELALRSRSSSPEQQKALWLEQLLQLVQKKNSLVAEEAELMITVQELNLEEKQWQLDQELRTYMNREETLKTAADRQAEDQVLRKLVDVVNQRDALIRFQEERRLSELASGPGPQG, from the exons ATGGCCTCACCCACCTCCATCAACCCAGCGCATGCCCACTTTGAGAGCGTCCTGCAGGCCCAGCTGTGCCAGGATGTGCTGAGCAGCTTCCAGGGGCTatgcagggccctggggctggagCCCGGTGGGGGGCTGCCCCAGTACCACAAGATCAAGGCCCAGCTCAACTACTGGAGTGCCAAGTCGCTGTGGGCCAAGCTGGACAAGAGAGCAAGCCAGCCTGTCTACCAGCAGGGCCGGGCCTGCACCAGCACTAAG TGCCTGGTGGTGGGTGCTGGACCTTGTGGGCTGCGGGCTGCTGTGGAGCTGGCGATGCTTGGGGCCCGAGTGGTGCTGGTGGAAAAGCGCACCAAGTTCTCTCGTCACAACGTGCTCCACCTCTGGCCCTTCACCATCCATGACCTTCGGGCACTCGGCGCCAAGAAGTTCTACGGGCGcttctgcacaggctccctggaccACATCA GCATCCGGCAGCTTCAGCTGCTTTTGTTGAAAGTTGCATTACTGCTGGGGGTGGAAATTCACTGGGGTGTCACTTTCACTGGCCTTCAGCCCCCTCCCAGAAAGG GGAGTGGTTGGCGTGCCCAGCTCcagcccagccccccagcccaaCTGGCCAACTATGAATTTGATGTCCTCATCTCTGCAGCTGGAGGTAAATTCGTCCCTGAAG GCTTCACAGTGCGAGAAATGCGTGGCAAACTGGCCATTGGCATCACGGCCAACTTTGTGAACGGGCGCACGGTGGAAGAGACACAGGTGCCCGAGATCAGCGGCGTGGCCAGGATCTACAACCAGAGCTTCTTCCAGAGCCTGCTTAAAGCCACAG GCATTGATCTGGAGAACATCGTGTACTACAAGGATGACACCCACTACTTTGTGATGACAGCCAAGAAGCAGTGCCTGCTACGGCTGGGGGTGCTGCGTCAG CCCTTCTGGCCCCTGGGCACTGGAGTGGCCCGGGGCTTCTTGGCAGCCTTTGACGCCGCCTGGATGGTGAAGCGCTGGGCAGAGGGCGCTGGGCCCCTAGAGGTGTTGGCAGAGAG AGAGAGCTTGTACCAGCTCCTGTCACAGACATCCCCAGAAAACATGCACCGCAATGTGGCCCAGTATGGGCTGGACCCAGCCTCCCGCTATCCCAACCTGAACCTCCGGGCCGTGACCCCCAGTCAG GTACGAGACCTGTATGATGTGGAGGCCAAGGAGCCTGTGCGGAGAATGAGTGACAAGACAGACTCAGGAAAGCCGGCCACTG GGTCGGTGGCCACCCAGGAGGAGCTGCTACACTGGTGCCAGGAGCAGACGGCTGGGTACCCAGGGGTCCACGTCACCGACCTGTCTTCCTCCTGGGTGGATGGGCTGGCTCTGTGTGCCCTCGTGCACCGGCTGCGGCCCGGCCTGCT GGAACCCTCAGAGCTGCAGGGAGTCGGGGCTCTGGAAGCGACTTCTTGGGCGCTGAAGATGGCAGAGCATGAGCTGGGCATCACGCCCGTGTTGTCTGCACAGGCAATGGTGGCAGGGAATGACCCACTGGGCCTCATTGCCTACCTCAGCCACTTCCATAGTGCCTTCAAGAGCACACCTCACAACCCAG GCCCAGTCAGCCAAGGCTCCCCGGGCACTGCCAGCGCTGTGCTGTTCCTTGGCAAACTGCAGAGGACCCTGCAACGGACCCGGGCCCAG GGAAATGGGGAGGATGCTGGTGGCAAGAAGCCTCGTGTGGAG GTAGAGGCTGAGACCCCAAGTACTGAGGAGCCACCTGTCCCAGAGCCTGATGTACCGGTGACACCCCCATCCCAATACCAGGAG GCCAGTGCCGAGGATCTGTGTGCACTGTGTGGGGAACACCTCTATATCCTGGAACGCCTCTGTGCCAATGGCCGTTTCTTCCACCGGAGCTGCTTCCGTTGCCATATCTGTGAGGCCACATTATGGCCAAGTGGCTACGGGCAGCACCCAGGAGATG GACATTTTTACTGCCTCCAGCACCTGCCCCAGCCAGGCCACAAAGAGGATAGCAGCAACAGAGGCCCTGAGAGTCAG GACCTTCCCACACACAGTGAGAATAACATGCCATCACGCCCCTCGATTCCCGGGGCCCCCCAGGAGGAGACCAGTCCTGTCCCAAGCCAGCCCACCCGTCGGCTGATCCGCCTCTCCAGCCCAGAACGCCAGCGGTTATCCTCCCTTCATCTCACCCCTGACCCGGAAATGGAGCCTCCACCCAAGCCCCCCCGAAGCTGCTCCGTCTTGGCCCGCCAGGCCCTGGAGGGAAGCTTTGTGGGCTGGAGAATGCCAGTCCAGAGCCCTCAAG TTCTTGTGGCcgtggagaaggaggaagaagagagtccTTGCTCCAGTGACGAGGAAGCAGAGGAAGACGTGCCGTTGGACTCAGACACAGAACAG GTTCTGTGGAACTTGGCTAAGAACTCAGGCACCATGAACAGTTACCCAACGTGGCGTCGGACTCTGCTACGCCGTGCTAAGGAGGAGGAGATGAAGCGGTTCTGCAAGGCTCAG GCCATCCAACGGCGACAAAATGAGATCGAGGCTGCCCTGAGGGAGCTGGAGGCCAAGGGCACGGAGCTGGAGCTGGCTTTGAGGAGCCGGAGCA GTTCCCCCGAACAGCAAAAGGCACTATGGCTAGAACAGTTGCTACAGCTTGTTCAGAAGAAAAACAGCCTGGTGGCCGAGGAGGCTGAGCTCATGATCAC GGTGCAGGAGCTGAACTTGGAGGAGAAACAGTGGCAGCTGGACCAAGAACTGCGAACCTACATGAACCGGGAAG AAACCCTGAAGACAGCTGCCGACCGGCAGGCTGAGGACCAGGTCCTGAGGAAGCTAGTGGACGTGGTGAACCAGCGAGATGCCCTCATCCGCTTCCAggaggagcgcaggctcagtgagcTGGCCTCGGGGCCAGGGCCCCAGGGCTAG
- the SMPD2 gene encoding sphingomyelin phosphodiesterase 2 yields the protein MKPNFSLRLRVFNLNCWGIPYLSKHRADRVKRLGDFLNRESFDLALLEEVWSEQDFQYLRQKLLPAYPAAHYFRSGIIGSGLCVFSKHPIQEFTQHVFTLNGYPYMIHHGDWFCGKAVGLLVLRLGGLVLNAYVTHLHAEYNRQKDIYLAHRVAQAWELAQFIHHTSKKADVVLLCGDLNLHPKDLGCRLLKEWTGLQDAYLETRDFKGPEEGCTMVPQNCYVNRQELEQFPLGIRIDYVLYKAVSGLFISCKTLRTTTGHEPHSGSPLSDHEALMATLCVRHSPPQHNPSPTHGPAERSPLISVLREAWTELDQGMAQGRWWATIAGYVIGLGLLLLVLLCALAAGGEIREVAVLLWTPSVGLVLAAGAFYLFHVQEAKGLCRARAELQHVLGRAREAQDLGPESQPAGLLGQQEGDRAEEQ from the exons ATGAAGCCCAACTTCTCCCTGCGACTGAGGGTCTTTAACCTCAACTGCTG GGGCATTCCCTACCTGAGCAAGCACCGGGCCGACCGCGTTAAGCGCCTGGGAGACTTTCTGAACAGGGAGAGCTTCGACCTAGctctcctggaggag GTGTGGAGCGAGCAGGACTTCCAGTACCTGAGGCAGAAGCTGCTCCCCGCCTACCCAGCAGCACACTACTTCAGGAG TGGCATCATTGGCAGTGGTCTCTGTGTCTTCTCCAAACACCCAATCCAGGAATTCACCCAGCACGTCTTCACCCTCAATGGCTACCCCTACATG ATCCACCACGGTGACTGGTTCTGTGGGAAGGCCGTGGGGCTGCTGGTGCTCCGTCTGGGTGGATTGGTGCTCAACGCCTACGTGACCCAT CTCCATGCCGAGTACAATCGACAGAAGGACATCTACCTAGCACATCGTGTGGCCCAAGCTTGGGAACTGGCCCAGTTCATCCA CCACACGTCCAAGAAAGCTGATGTGGTTCTATTGTGTGGGGACCTCAACTTGCACCCAAAGGACCTGGGCTGCCGCCTGCTGAAGGAGTGGACGGGACTGCAGGATGCCTATCTGGAGACTCGGGACTTCAAG GGTCCTGAAGAAGGCTGTACGATGGTACCGCAGAACTGCTACGTCAACCGGCAGGAGCTAGAGCAGTTCCCCTTGGGTATCCGCATCGACTACGTGCTTTATAAG GCGGTGTCTGGGCTATTCATCTCCTGTAAGACTCTCAGAACTACTACAGGCCACGAGCCTCACAGCGGCAGCCCCCTCTCCGATCATGAGGCGCTGATGGCTACTCTGTGTGTGAGACACAGCCCCCCCCAGCATAACCCCAGCCCTACCCATG GACCAGCAGAGAGGTCTCCGCTGATCAGTGTGCTAAGGGAGGCCTGGACAGAACTGGACCAAGGCATGGCTCAAGGTCGCTGGTGGGCCACCATCGCTGGCTACGTGATTGGTCTAGGGCTTCTTCTCCTGGTGTTGCTGTGTGCCCTGGCGGCTGGAGGAGAGATCAGGGAAGTTGCTGTACTGCTCTGGACCCCCAGTGTAGGACTGGTGCTGGCAGCGGGTGCATTCTATCTCTTCCACGTGCAGGAGGCCAAGGGCTTGTGTCGGGCCCGAGCCGAGCTCCAGCATGTGCTGGGAAGGGCAAGGGAGGCCCAGGACCTGGGCCCAGAGTCCCAGCCAGCCGGGCtcctggggcagcaggagggagacAGAGCAGAGGAACAATAA